Part of the Prunus dulcis chromosome 8, ALMONDv2, whole genome shotgun sequence genome is shown below.
TTGGTGCATGTCCCCTTTCTCTTGCCACTTCGTAAGCCACTTTTCCCACTTTGTAtttaattaagaagaaaaacagaaaacaccAAGTTATAAGTATTGGGATCAGTACTATTAACTGGGCAGCCAATGGAAacataaaaaacagaaaataaaaatgggagTTGTGTGGTAGAAAGAAACTCACAGCTTGGCGTAGAGGATGGCTAATGTCATGACCATGAGCCACCATTGCGTCCAATGAGAAGTGGTGTAGAGTTGCCATCAAGGTCTCAATAAGTCCTtgccttttcttgtttgtattCATCTTCCTACAACACAAAGCACATGTAAATGCCTCTTTCGAATGTCAGTAAAACTGTAACACCGCCACGCGATGTATCTAACTAATCCAGtcatgttatatatatatataacacgCCAACTGCATATTAATGAATATTATACCCACAACTATAAGTATGTCTATTTATATCATAACACATGACACGGTATTTCGGTACCACACGATAGTTTTTCCTTAGAGAACAACCACACTGTGCCTTAATTGGTAACATGGCATCCTACTATTATTAGATCTCTGAAATATTGGAACTTCCACTGTGGTGGCTGATTATTTGGTGCGCTCATGACACATGAACTGACATTTCGAAATTAATTTGTCTTTGTTTACCTAGAATAAAGTATTGTAGGGTACCCTACCGATGAACCTAGTTGCACTATTAGCACAAATGTCTCTGACAGAGGCCGGTGAATAAGACAGACAccgagagagagaaaagatcaaacaaacaaacaacaataGTTATTCTTTGTTGCAGATCTAACGTACGTACCTAGTTCTGAATTCATGTACAAAGGCCCCCCTCTGCTCATAAGTTCCTTCCTTGAAATGACACCCGACTGTTTCAATCAAGCATGTCGTTTTAGCCCATGCAACTCTCTCGTTTGCTCTTTCTGGTTCAAAAATACTTGCTGCAGCAACAAAATAAGCCATGAGGAGGCTTCTTCTGCTCAATCCGTAGTCTTCAAGTCTACATTCTGCGTACCACCTGCGTACGTACGTATAATACATAAGTATAGTTccaaaaaaagatttttaaaattttatataattacaaaagtgaataataaattgagggttttgttttgtttacttttGAATGTTGTCCCATTCGATCAGATGCCGTGCTTGGCAATTGTTGTAGTCGAGTTTTGCCAGCTCGAGGTAGACATTATTGTTTACGTAGGGCATCCTAAAGCAAACAATCGTTAGAATCAAAGTTCAACATTAATATAGGACAGAATGTCAGAATTTAAAAACCCGTGACTCCTTGCACTCGAATTCAATCCCTCTCCTCGTATACTAGAGTAATTTAGAGTATATCttcttcaaaaagaaaatgtgaaaACTATAATATACCTGTATAGAGTCTTGCCAATCCAGACGTCATCTCGGCCACCATACTGTTCGATGAAGAATCTGGTCTCCAGTCGAGGTAAGCTCGCATACCATGGAACTTCCAGTGCGTACCCCACCTGTTTATTGGCCCTTTCTTTTTAGAaacttattcttttttatatatatccaaacaaaaaataatattctcattctcatttatatatgtttgtggaTATAAAGCTAATTAAGAAACAAATCTACAGTTGTAAAATGCTTTTTAATATTCTTTAATTCGTGCCCCTCATCGAATGGCATCGATCCCATTGATTTTTCTctgatatgtatatatatcatgCCATAAGTACAGGATATATAATTCtgttaaaataaatcaaaaaagattcaaaattcaaataagaGATGTTTTCATACCTCGCCAGGCAAGTCCTTGGTGATGATCCATTTGTCTAGCAGCTCATCGGAAGCTTGTTTTTCTCTcagaaattttgttgaaaaatcCTTAGCCTCCTCGAGGATGTTTTCTCCAGGGAACAAAACTTGACTAGCCCTGAACAAGTTGTACATTCCAGTCACAGCTTGTGTGCTTTGTCCAGCAAAGCAGATGAACTCGTTGCCCTTCTTGAAGTGCTCAAACACATCTGTTCTCGTTAATTaacccaaaaattaattacaCTAATTAAGTTTATTAAACTAAACcaatggaaattaaaaataatataaatttgaaCTTACCAGCAGACACATGGTGGCCATGCAACCTGAGCAGTCTGAATGCCATGGCAGTGTCATCAATGTCCTGTACCTCGGAATTTCTTGCCCAACAAATTCCTTTCTCAGTCCAGTATCTATAACAtaatgggaaaaaaataaatgttaaaaataattacagtTTTTGCCCTGTCAATTATCGTCCGTATAAATGTACCGATATTAAATATAGAAGCTCAAAATCTTAACATACATGTTGACGTAATTAATACATTCCTTAATTTGTGGCTCGAAATATCTAGATATTCCTAAGCGCTGCAGCCGATCCACAACCCATACATGTTCGAACAAGTCCACTGGGTACACATTAGGGACTGAAAAAGCAAGATAAAAGGTAAGTCAATACATGTTATTTacatttgggaaaaaaaaaaatttgaaaattgaaaattgaaaatttggaaaagactattattaaaaatgttgGACAAATGGCATTCAGTTGAATAAGTTAATTACCTCCCCCATTGAACTTGTGAACAGCTTTTGCCAAATAAGTCATGCATTTGGAGTCTTTGGTCCGCATGAGAGCATAGGCAGTGGAGGCCGGAGAGAACAAGAAAGAGCCATCTTGGGACTGCAGTTTTAGAAGCTTTTTCCAGTCCAAACCTGCCATTCCTTCCAAGCTGTGAAGTAATGTCGTGGGCACTTTGTGCATTATGTCCCTCGGTATCCTATCCAGAAAATAAACTCAAATCATtcaattatatgtatatatcttCCCACTCCCACACACATTAATAATTACATGCATGTAAAAAGATGCACACCCAGGAGACCgaattattatataatatatctaTCTACATGGCATGGATAAGGttactttttgtttattcttttatctaaaaaccaacaaacaaaaataaaagtttgtgAGAATCTGCAAAAATAATGATGGCTCGTGAGGCTTTACTTTGTGAGCTTTAGATTTCTCATGGCATAAATCTCATGCAGCACTGCGCAGTCGTCAGGTACTTCCAGGTTTAAACTTCGAGCTATTTCAAGAATCGAAGGAAAAGCAACTTCAAACCCGATAGGCATGTGTTGGGCATTCTCGTTCCCAAGCTTGTTTATGTTTTCCTTGAAATATGCCATTCCTGTATCATTAAAAGCAGAACCAATATTTAATGGGGTTACATTTAAGGAAGAAAATGTAAAAGGGAACGAGATTTTGGTTTAGAGGATTAGACGAGCATTTTAACACATCGGAATTTAGTCGTCGGTTTAACTAAGTAGTCTACCTTTTTCACATTTGTCGGGATGAACGTTCCATGTTTTTAAAGCAACAACACAAGCTATGGTGTTGATGATGCGATCGTGAGCCGTGAAAATTTCACTATCTCCCCAAGAGCCATCTGGGAGCTGATTGTTGGCAATCCATTCGAGGCTGGAAGGGAACTGAGGCAAGCCACTTCCCTCCACATCTTCCACCAGAGCCACCCAAGCGGTGTCGTATGCTGACACTGTGATCTCTCCGTCCTCCATAGACCCCAGCATTGATCTGATGGCCACCACATGTTCCTTGATCTTATTTGACACAAAACCCTATTCAAAAAacacataataaataattggacTGCGGGTACAAGTcatacataaacaaaaataaatataaataaatgaaaaggtgaagttaaaaagaaaatgaaaacgcATAAAAAGACAGGGTACCTTAGGATCAGCTTCGGCTTCTAtgtcatcctccacaatctgGTGCCACTTTATCACTGGCAGACCATTTTGTAACACGTCTGCATATTCTGCACAAAAGGATGATTgctatatgtgtgtgtatataaaaatgtacatatatatatattggcagtaaaaagttaaagaaagaaaaggacgAGAAAGTGAAAGAATATAGCATGATTACCTTGAGTGCGGGGTTTGGAAACCGCACTGCATTTTGAGAGAAAtacccttttgtttttagcTCGGAACGACCAGACACCTACACAAAAGGGTAGTGGTGGTCATTTCTCGGAGTTTATTTCTAGTggtaaaaattaaattagtaTGGATTTTACCATGAAGAAAAtggatatataaatataaatatatatatatatatataatgtataaaTTGGAAATGGAAAAGACAAGACTGTGCAGATATATAATGGTGGTATGCTCCTAGGTGGCAGTTGCCTGCATGTTGAAATCCACGAGGTTGCCAAAACTAAAGGAGAATCCAAGAGAGAAACACATTTAACGCCCTCTTTGCAGGTAAACAAAACAAGAGACAAAAGGCAGGCATGCCATGGCTAGCTAGCTCTGAGCTCTGAGAGCtctccaaccaaaaaaatgaaaagctaATCAACCAGAGCTGAGCTGATGATCCCTTAATTATAGATCATGGGAATTAATCATCAGAATTGAGAAGAAGATCTTCATCTGCATGCAGCTTTTCTTCTTGTGGTGGTGCTTGCTGTGAGTAGTTTTTTGTCAACGGCAACGACGATCCAtgacagagagaaagaaaaaaaaaacttgaacaAGAAAGAGTTTTCGTTTTCTCTTTCTATCtctttaaaaggaaaaaataacaatatctCGGATCAACCAAAGATCCACAATCTTCAAAATATTATAACCCACTTGCGAATTAAAACGAAAACAAAGTagtgatatatatattaatggtaaaaataaataaataaattttaaaaaaaggcttGAAAAGATGATAAAGCAAAGAAACGTAACAGTAACTGGGGACTCACCCGGTAAAAAATTAGGTTGATTAATGGTAAAAGAAGAGGAGGTGGGTGGGAGGGTGGGAGGTGAGGAGAGCAAAAGGTGGGTGGATTGAGAAGACATGATaaaatgtttttgtttggcggtggtggtggtggtggtgctgctgctgctgctgctgccgcTGCTGCTGGGGGAAGGAAAACGGAGAGGATTTACAAGTAGAGAGAAGAGGGAAGCAAGCGGACAGAAGGAAGTTCCCAAGAGATTCCCGCTAGGCGCATGGCATCATACTATGAAATTGAGGACTGTCCTGTCCTTTTCCTCTTTATTTAGAGCCTCTTCGCATttcaaatttagaaaattttgCTCAACATTTCTTGGTAAATTTGCGTAGGTTTGCCTAAATACGtttattttccaaaagatTCAATCACATTTAATCTACAATACATGAACTTGGTTGTATTTGGAAAaatttcagaccaaaaaaaatcaattgtaTTTGGATAAAATTTCTCCAAAAGATTTATTGTACCTGGTCATTTTAGATTCACCTAATTATAAGTACATTGGTATCTAGTctgaattttccttttcttaccACTTTTCATACTATATGgtaagaaaatattttcataaCCATTCTAGATACATGAATTCTCCCTGGATTTAATATTTGgtaaaattattttccatGTTGAGCGAGTCCGGCCTATGgtaaaaacaagttttaaatcCCTAAATACGtgttcaatttaaaaaaagtaaaaaaaagtaaaaaaattgattgaGTTCACAtgataaataattgaaattgacATTCTCAAAGATCGAATTTGATCACAtgataaataattgaaattgacACTCTCAAAGATCGAATTTCTCAACGAATTTGATCACAtgataaataattgaaattgacACTCCTCTTACcgcattaataaaaataacttttgATGTTGGAAGAGGTCCCGACTTTCAATCCCCTTACtgcattaataaaaataataattacatatatgtatatataaaagacCCTCTTGCTTGCACACTCATGTACCGTCACATGAGTGCAAATAAAAAGcgttatattttttatttatgtgtaTTTATAAAAGACTGTATTTCTGTGTAAGTCACGCTAAGTGTGTTTGACTACTTGGGACATCATAATGTTTCGAAAGTTTCTTTTGGGGTGGCTTTGGGTTCACAGGACAATACAGAGAATTTCggatgagaaatttttttatgtgatGTGGGATTTGAAATATGCTGGACCAAAATCGAGCTGTAAGCAGGATGTTCTTTTCAACTTGTACTTGTCATGTTTTCCACACCATGTGGAAGCAAAGAGTAAGGCCCCTGGGCCCTCTGGGGCCGAGTAAAATCATCACCAACTTCAGACTAGTTATGCTCCAAGAGGAAATAAATCcttctatatatatagcaacCTTGTAAGTTGTATCTATTCTTGGTACCTCAAGTTTCTTCTCCATTCAACATTTGTTTATCTGTTTATGTTGTAGTGGGTAAGTGCTacatgtttgttttatttagaaaaagtACGAGAAGGGGATCAAACTTTAGTACAAATGAACGGACGCACTAATTAACTAGACCAACTGACCTAACTCACATCTGCATCAGCATACGAAAATCATCCAGTTACATTCACTATGTAAATTAATGTATACGTGTCgatcattatatatatgactaaaacaaattatatatgacGTCTAATTAatcagaagaaagaaaaaaaacgaCATTATTTATCATTGACTTAAAGACTTTTGTCAAATGAGAACTGAAAGAGATTGGTGTCATTGAGTTCTAACCTCGAAGATGCTTTCCTTCCCTAGTTTAATCTTCtggaaaacaacaaaataagttGAAGTTAAACTCATGGATTATTAAATACCATTGTTAAGTGATGtagctttcattttttttgtcaacttATCATTAAAAACTGAGAGCATTAgggttataaaaaaaaaaagtgaaattcaGATTTGATTCGAATTGCCTCTTAGGCCATCACCTTCCAAACTATTCACAATATGCCTTATTGTCGTCCTACGCTTTtctggttttgttgttttcctcACGtcgtggtggtggtggtggtggtgcctTAAAAAGGAACCCTAATTAACAAATCATTTCATGCTAATGGCATATTCTCAAATAAATAATGCATTTTATGCTTGACTAATATGCTTAtcgattaaaaaaatataaaacccACACATATGCTTCAAAAGGTGTTTAAGGtaatgataaaaaataaatatattaatctGGAAACGTTGATGTTgtactttcttcttttaagaacaactccacccatttgtccttagccatggcaaggggggagCTAGgacagccactattcacgtgaatagtggttgcctttgcaaatattattttgtgtttccacccattgtcatggCTAAGGgtaattactattcatttttttttgtttttttcacaaattttttaatgaaaataattaatttggataatattttcggataagatttccgggtttctacgtgtcaagactattataatcggataaaatttccggttaagatttttgggttcaaatttcggatgaatttcaaataaaattttgggttcaaatttcagatgaatttcaaaattcaaaattcagataaatttgggtttaaatttctgatgaatttcaaatttcatataagattttcatccaatcaaatcaagccacgtggcatgtctatcttgccaaaattttttataaaaccaGAGCCTCAGCTCATACATCCCACACcacatttttctatattttcatttctcatagtttagaattcatactccattcattctcaatggaagattttaggagatgcttgaaGAGGCAAGAgtgagaaacaaatgagagaaaccgtagagcagatgaaatcaataagttgcagagacaagtcgatgaacaagttgtcatagcagtggctttgcaagatgaagagaaccaaggtcgccgccgtggttcacaattcggccgccgccggaatgtggacagacataggcattctcggggtaagaatattttggaagattattttatcccaacttctttgtactctgatgttgattttcgaaggcgatttagaatgcaaccccatttgttcaataaagttatgcatgatatttgcaattatgatgtatactttgttcaaaagtgtgatgctactaggattttggggcttcttcctggagcaaaagcttacagctgttatacgaatgttggcgtatggagcatctgctgatcaggtggatgagattacccggatggggaagtccactacgttggaggctttggtaagattttgtcaagcagttgaaactctgtacactagggactacctacgtagacctactcccagggacctccaacggcttctacaaaaagccgaagctcgaggattttcaagaatgattggtagcatcgactgcatgcactggcaaaggaagaattgcccaactaccttgcaaggtgattacggaaatagaaaaggccaaaaaagtatcatcctttaagccgttgctggcttcgacacatgggtttggcgtgccttctttggagttgcaggatcccaaaatgacctcaacgtgctgggtcaatccctGGTCTTCAACtatgtattgagaggccagggccccaatatcacctatcaagtcaacaatacagtgtaccagacggtgtattatctagctgacaacatatacccgaggtggaccatttttgtcaaatccattccgaatccccgatcccataagcaaaaattatttgctacctatcaagaaggatacatgaaagatgtcgaaaggtgttttggcatccttcaagctcgatggttgattattcgaggtgcagcccgtatgtttgatgaggagatcctcataAGCATTATgctgacttgcatcatcctccataatattattgtggaggacgagtacgattatgatgctttagaggtctacgaactGGATCCGatgaacacggccttgacatggatttatgaaaggcccatggggccaagtggagaaccgtttgagccagaaccgttggtgagggatggtcgTTTCATGACCCagatgatagatcgatatacagagatgcaatcttcgtaaattcatgaaatgcgtcaagttcacttgatggagcatctatgggcggtgaaaggcaatgaagatgaatgatggagcatagatgctttggttatgttttatttagttatggttaggttgtgttgttttttttatttattatggtttggttttggtttgttatatttattattgtgccttgtttgtagtttttttgtttattattttgttttgtttgaagtatggaatatgttttataaaaaggtattttattgaatgctttttttattaaataaagaaatccaatacaagtcattaagaattactactactaaaataaaatacatgaattacaacaactttaatagaaaacatgaaaaatacaaatacataaaaggtatgctaactaatttaatgatttccatcatttaaccaatccgtgttgctaggcccatcatcccggaaaagtcttcttctcataacatcccttcgttctaacttccaaaattgttttgtttcaggggacatatgacttgtatccatcgccatggtttcccgatccgtcttgtccatatcttttttgcgcaaatactccctttctcgtgcatactctgcttgaagggccaactcgttatcCTAGCGTTTctgctccatttcaattcttatccagttttgccttgcaatttcctccaaaaactttgaattattattgcttgaattacccaCT
Proteins encoded:
- the LOC117637679 gene encoding (-)-kolavenyl diphosphate synthase TPS28, chloroplastic yields the protein MSSQSTHLLLSSPPTLPPTSSSFTINQPNFLPGVWSFRAKNKRVFLSKCSAVSKPRTQEYADVLQNGLPVIKWHQIVEDDIEAEADPKGFVSNKIKEHVVAIRSMLGSMEDGEITVSAYDTAWVALVEDVEGSGLPQFPSSLEWIANNQLPDGSWGDSEIFTAHDRIINTIACVVALKTWNVHPDKCEKGMAYFKENINKLGNENAQHMPIGFEVAFPSILEIARSLNLEVPDDCAVLHEIYAMRNLKLTKIPRDIMHKVPTTLLHSLEGMAGLDWKKLLKLQSQDGSFLFSPASTAYALMRTKDSKCMTYLAKAVHKFNGGVPNVYPVDLFEHVWVVDRLQRLGISRYFEPQIKECINYVNIYWTEKGICWARNSEVQDIDDTAMAFRLLRLHGHHVSADVFEHFKKGNEFICFAGQSTQAVTGMYNLFRASQVLFPGENILEEAKDFSTKFLREKQASDELLDKWIITKDLPGEVGYALEVPWYASLPRLETRFFIEQYGGRDDVWIGKTLYRMPYVNNNVYLELAKLDYNNCQARHLIEWDNIQKWYAECRLEDYGLSRRSLLMAYFVAAASIFEPERANERVAWAKTTCLIETVGCHFKEGTYEQRGAFVHEFRTRKMNTNKKRQGLIETLMATLHHFSLDAMVAHGHDISHPLRQAWEKWLTKWQEKGDMHQDEAELLVETINQTAGFSIPEGLLLSNPEHGQLFSITNSVCNKLHSYQNQKHKVNENGSCSMKIQEIESEMQQLVKMMLENPSDDIHSSIKQTFFVVARSFYYSAYYDPGTINHHLTKVFFERVI